In Parasteatoda tepidariorum isolate YZ-2023 chromosome 8, CAS_Ptep_4.0, whole genome shotgun sequence, the DNA window ttattatttaatttattagttttttgaggGTGGCaacacttattaattttaatattagtttctaAGGATGGCAACACTTAGAAACTGTTATTTGGGGTGAGATATTGTATATTATGAAGTAATGACGTCATCTTTTATTACATAACACATAAATGATATCATGCTTTTGatctagtggcgccatctatgtgggaataaaataactttaaatctattttaatatttaaatctgttttattattatttattaaatataattaaggctGAGGATCGAACTCGCGCCAATCAAAAAGCCTTCGTGGGTCAGTAGTTGGATATCATAACCACTGACCCACGAATGCTTGGTTAGATATGTGTtaataagtttaacttttgtattttgaacACGTGTATAAATCACAAGGGTTTGATAACGATATCATCCTACAGTTTCATcgatatatttttcacttaaccttttgacagttattaaataattatttctgcccctcttaatgttattataacttTCTCTGGTTGGCAACGGTACTGATCATACACCTGTTTTGTGTGACGTGTTTTGTGTGATAACACAACTACTGATTACAGAGCGAGTCATTCTGATAAGGTATAACAAGTTGGATCTTGGTCTATGACGTGTGTGTTGAATTCAGTTCCTTTCACTTGCGCTGGTAAGTAGTTAAGCATGTGacagtttcatatttttctgattGGCTGTTAGAGTTATATTTCCTTTGTTGGCAACGATTAATACTGTGTTGATTATAATTTCCCTATCGTATATAACAAGTTCCTTTGCTCTGGCGTATGTAGTTACTTCgtgaaaattgttaatatttatttcttaagtgGAGTTTTACAGTCTTTAGATAGTTATGGAAGCCAActcttcattaaaaagaaaacacgaTGAAATTCAAGTAAGtacttctatatttttttacccttattttatcttcatgtgtaataatatttttatttaatgttaatagaTTTTCCAGgctaaacataatttttaacttcttttactaaatgtttttaacactCCTATTCGAAACTTAtccttatattttacttttaaactttacattaaatattaatatacaatttgcttagaaattatattttactcttaaactttacattgtatattaatatacaatttacTTAGAAATAGTAGTTCGAAATAATGTAGTTAATGTCTAAACAGTAATTAGGTTTTGCTTGTTTGTTGTTCTTGGTGACTCaaaaaagtgtttctttttattttattaggatGAACCAAAGAGGAAAGGTTTGTTCCAGGAGGGAAACTTTCCAGAGTATTGCTATCCAATTGGTGAGGACTTATTCGTTTTGGCCAGCACGTATAACAAGAAATCAGCCATTCATATACGAAGGTTTAACAGATATGGAGACTCATACTATCCTTCAGGATATGGTATAACTCTACAGCCTGAACAGTATAATACTTGCTTCTGTCATGGTCCACCGACATGTATCTTCGGCATTGCAGACATCAACATGGCTTTGGAAGAGATCCCTCCAGCTAATCCccgtgaaaaattttatgtgctgATGAATGACGAGGGAAAGTATCTGCTAGTGGACGAATATACCTGCAGAAGTGGCCGCGTATACAAGCACGAGACGGAAATCAGTTTCAAACAGTGGAGAGAACTACAGAAGTGTCGAGATAGTGTGACATTCggctatattaatttaaaatacaggtCCGTGGactttttgaacatttttcaagAATCCACCCATCAACAGTGTCCAGTGGTGCCAAAGAATTCAGACATCAACGAAGCGGGTCCTGTTATGAAAGATTGCCTGAAAATTGTGTTGTATAAACATATTGGACTGAAGAAAGGTCTGAAGCCAGTAGACAGATCTGCTGACTTTCTAGACCAGGTTGTGTGCAGTGTTCACGATTTCAATGAATCTTGTTTGGACTTACATGTGGAGAATATTGCTCTGGATTTTAATAATGAACTAAGTGAACGAAGGTTGTTTAGACAACCCCTTAAAGACTTTTTGTGTGaaggttttttaaaagaaatcaaattagaTACTTTATTAACTGCtgctaaaaatgatttttgcaaataaaataacttaagttttaaaatattttgttgttatttttatattttgtaaaaattactgtgaaCTTTTGTTTTCAGAGGAAAcgagatttctttttttcagcaggcatgaattttctttttcaaaataatacttttttcaggttcttaaaatagaagaagaaaaaattattgctgcAATACAATaaggaaaactattttatacttaaataggtattattatttaattttattgaaattattgtataccgttattttttaagaatgtttatgagagttaattttaactgttagaaataaaactgttattagagaaaaaatatttttgaaataggttATGGATCATTTACTTTCATCAGTTTATACGAAACCTGAACATCCAGGAAGTTTTGGAGGTGTAAATGCTATTTATAATTCTGTGAAAGGTAAAGTGAAGAAAAGTGACGTTAAGAAATGGTTAGAGACTAAAGATTCTTATACTTTGCATAAACCTGTGAGGCATAAATTTAAACGTAATAGAGTGATTGTTGGAGGTATAGATGaacaatttcaaattgatttagTTG includes these proteins:
- the LOC122269881 gene encoding uncharacterized protein isoform X2, whose protein sequence is MEANSSLKRKHDEIQDEPKRKGLFQEGNFPEYCYPIGEDLFVLASTYNKKSAIHIRRFNRYGDSYYPSGYGITLQPEQYNTCFCHGPPTCIFGIADINMALEEIPPANPREKFYVLMNDEGKYLLVDEYTCRSGRVYKHETEISFKQWRELQKCRDSVTFGYINLKYRSVDFLNIFQESTHQQCPVVPKNSDINEAGPVMKDCLKIVLYKHIGLKKGLKPVDRSADFLDQVVCSVHDFNESCLDLHVENIALDFNNELSERRLFRQPLKDFLCEGFLKEIKLDTLLTAAKNDFCK